DNA from Methanomassiliicoccales archaeon:
GTAATGCTTCTCGTTCAACCGCCAGGATTTGTGAACGGGTATCCAGGAGTGGTCCATGTCCTCGAGGACGATGTCCAATGTCTTTATCGCCCGTTTCAGGACGGAGGTGAACGCCAGATCGAACTTGTATCCACCATCGATAAGCAAGCGGGCAGCCTCGTGCGCTTCCACTACTCCCTTCTCAGAAAGGCCGACGTCGGTCCAGCCGGTGAAGCGGTTCTCCTTGTTCCAGGTACTTTCCCCGTGGCGAAGCAGCACTACTTTAATCATCGCTATCCTGGCAACATATCATCCAGGGCATAAAAACGCTTTCGCTTGATAAAATACCACCATGACCTGCATTGTGAGGCACGGTCTTTCCGTTCAATCATCGCTCATCCATTTTACAAGGTCGTTGTCAGCGATGGAAAAAGGGAAGAAAAAAAGTTTGCATCATTTCGCTTTTGGAGTATACGATTTTGTGCTGAGATTGGTCACGGTCAGGGTTTTAGTTTCCAAATCCACCTGGACCCTTATGGTTATGTGCAAGCCCAAGGACGGTATGTAAAATTCCATGTCCTTGGGGTGGCCATGTGGGTTCATCTTCGGATCAAACACGTATTTAGGATCCGGCGAGCAACTATCACCAACCTTGATCTGTCCTGCTGGGCAAATTACCATCTTCGAACATTCCCCCATTAATGGTATTTATTAAATTTACGGTGTAGTTTATAAAGCTTATTTAAATGAAGAGAAAATTATTTATATGGCGTTAACGGAAAAGCTCTAATTGCCCGTTAAAACAATGTAAACTCAGGGGGAACATGGGCAAGAGGATCCGCCTTTCCATGGTCGGCCGGGAGGGGGAGTTCGAGAAGTTCCAATCCCAGTTGGCCCAGGTCATTTCCGGTCGAGGCTCGACCATATTCATCTACGGTGAGGCCGGCATCGGAAAGACCAGGCTAGTCGAGGAACTGGGTAAGTTCTGCGACATCACCGGATCCAAGATGCTGATCGGACACTGCCTGCCAGGAGCTCCCACACCATACCTTCCGTTCATGGAGGCCATGAGGGGCGAGGGGTTGAAAGGCGCGGACCGCTGCCGGGACCTGTGCGGCTCGCCGCCGGACAAGATAATGTTCGAACTACTGGACTGGTTGCGTTCCTTATCCGGGGCGTCCCCCTTAGTCCTGGTCCTGGAAGACCTTCATTGGGCCGACACCAGCACGGTACAGCTGATGCACTTCCTAACCCGCAACATCGGGGACCTGAAGGTCCTGATGGTCGGCACGTTCCGGCCGGAGGAGATCGGCCCGGAAGGGGAATCTCCACATCCTCTGGCCGAAGCCCTTAGGGTCATACGGAGGGAGGGGGCCTGCCGCGAGATTGACCTAAAGCAGCTGCGGGAAGGGGATGTGGAGCAGCTCATCAACCTGATGCTCTCCGGCCGCTGTCATCACAGCTTCGTGGACCTGGTGACCAAGGAGACCGGGGGGAACCCCCTCTTCGTCATCGAGGCTATCAACCTGCTCCTGCAGACCAAGGACCTGGAGAAGCAGGAAGGGTTCTGGAACGTGAAGGGTAGGACCGCCCTGGACGTCCCACCCACGGTCAGGGAGGTGGTCCTACGGCGGGTCGAACGCCTGTCCAAGCCGCGCAAGCGCCTTCTGGAATGCGCCTCCGTGGTCGGCATGAACTTCGACATCGACACGCTGTCGGACATACTCGGTAACAACCGCCTGGAGGTCATCGAAGCGCTGGAGGAGCTGGAGAACCCTCATTCATTAGTATACTCGGTCCAGCAAGAGGACTTCGCCTTCAGCCACGAGGCGGTGATGCGGGCGGTCTACGAGAACATCAGCGAGATCAAGCGCAAGGAGCTGCACCACATGATCGCCCGGCGGCTGGAAGCCCGACCGCTGGGTCTGCAGGAGCGCTGCGCCCTGGCCTATCACCTAGACCGGGCGGGGGATGCCGATAAGGCCTATCCCCACCATCTCATCGCCGGGGAGGGCTGGCTCAGGTGTATGGGCATATACGAGGCCGCCCCCCACTTCAAGATCGTGCTGGACCATACCAAGGAGCATCACGAACGCCTCACCGACCGGTTGAGAGCGCTCGAGGGCATGGCCGACTGCTATTACAACGAGGGTGACTACCAGTCCGCCGACGACTTGCTAAAGGAGTTCATCGCCCTTTCCGGAAAGGACGCCATCTGCGCCCGCATACTGCGCAAGAGGGCGGAATGCTGGGGCCCGGCCCGCCTGGGCAAAGGGTCATCGGACACCTTCCTGCAGCTCCTGGACCAGGCGGAGGGCTGCCCCCTCATCAATGATTTCGAACGTGGAGAGATCGCCTCGGACAGGGCCCTGCATTTCCTGTGGCAGGGGGACTACTTCTCCGCCAACCAGCACAGCCGGCTGTCCGAGGAATGGTTCGATAAGAGCGGTGATAAGGAACGCTACATGAGCCAGCTGCTGCAGCACATCTTCATCTACCTGTCCCTCGGGGACATGTCCCACGCCCACGGCAACATCGACAGGGCCAACGAGGTGCAGAGGACGGTGGGCGGGAGAGTGGGGGAAGCGGAGATCAACTGTACGCTGGCGGAGATACTCCTGCAGGAGGGCAAGTACCGGGAGGCGCTGCAGGCCTTCGGCCGGGGCCGGGATATGACCGCGCAGTTAGGGGATCACATCGCCATGTGCTGGTGTCAGATCTACACGGCTCTGGCGCACCGCCTGCTGAGCGAACAGGAGGCGGCGGAGAAGGCGGCGGACCTGGCGGTGCAATACACGGAGGAGGTGGAGATTCCATACACAGTGGCCATGGCCCTGGGGGTGAGGGCCCTGGTCAAAATAGGGTTTAAAGCATTGGACGAAGCCAGGAAGGACCTGGAGAAGGCCGAGGGACTGATGCAGGGCATGAAGCCCGGGGTCAAGATGCAGGCCCCCGGGTTCGTGCGGGGGGTGAGGGCCCTGCTGACCGCCATGGACGGGAACGAGGCCGAGGATTATTTCGTCCAGTCCCTGAAGCTGTTGCAGGGGGCCATGACCAGTCTTCTGTGCGAAGCGCTGGTCCGCACCTGGTACGGGGAGGCACTGGAAAAATGGGGCCGCAAGGGCGAATCGATAGAGCAGTACGAACGGGCCAATGGCCTGTTCATACTCCTTGGCAACCAGTCAGAGGGGTCCAAGGTCTCCCGGTCCTTGCGGCTACTGACCGCACCGGAAGGGGAGGTGGTCATTGCCAAGTGACAAGCTTTATTGCTTAAAAATAGCTAGTTTTTCCAATCGCTCGTGGGGGGTACGGTAATGGACGAGAGGTCAGAACAGATCACGTTGAAGGTCCTGCGCACGTTGCGCGAGGTCTATCCGGCCAAGGTGGACGAGATCGTGCTGGTGGCTGCGGTGCAGAAGGATGTCTCCGGGGCCAGCGTGGAGATGATCTCCGGCATACTGGATGACGCGGTGGACCGCGGGTACATCGAATCGATCATGGCCGAGGGCGTGGCCGGTGAGGGCCGCTGGTTCAAGATAACCGCCCGCGGGATCGAACGCTTGCAGGAGCTGGAGATGCGCACCATGCCCGCGGACGTGCAGACCATCATGGAGCTGGAGCGCCGGATGGTCGGTACCTATGAAAGAGTGCACGAGGACCTCGAGCGCATGCGCGGGGAGGTGGAGGAGCGGGTCACCACCCTGAGCAAGGAGATGGAGGACATGGAGGGGAAGATACAGGACCACGACCAGGTCATCAAGACCTATTTTGTGCGGGTCATCGAGACCTTTGGGGTCTTCGTGGGCATATTCGCCGTGGTGGTCGTCTCCGTCCTCAACCGCTACGACGAGGCCGCGGCCAACATCGTGGACAACCCCGTCTCCGCCCTGATATTGGTGCTGGGGACCCCGTTGGCCGTGCTCTTCGTGGTGCTGGTGATGCTCTATGGCATCAAGAGGTTCGTCCTGCAGCCGGTTAAAAAAAGTTGAGAGCGCCCATCACATTCCCACCCGGGGGTACAGGCGCCCCCCGATGATTATCAGGACCGCGGCCATGACGGTCAGCAGCCCCAGGTCCAGAAATATGCCGAACTCGCTTACGCCGCCGACGACCATCGAGCCCCGCAGGGCGTCCACCACGTAGGTGAGGGGGTTGCCATAGGATATCACTTGGAGCCATTCGGGCATCATGGAGATGGGGTAGATGGCGTTGCTGACGAAGAAGAGAGGCATGGTGATCATCTGGCCGATGCCCATGAACCGCTCCCTGGTCTTTACCAGGCAGGCGATGATCAGGGAAAGGGTGGCGAAGATGGCCGCCCCCAGAAGGACTATTACCACGACCAGCAGGACGTCGAGCGGGTTCAGGATCACGTGCACACCTAGAAGGACGGCCAGCACGAAGACGATGAACGCCTGCGATAGGCTGCGCAATCCCGCGGAGAGCGCTTTCCCGGCCACCAACGCCGTGCGGGGCGTGGGGCTCACCAAGAACTTCTGTATTATGCCTAGGTCCCTCTCCCACACTATGGATATGCCGTAGAATATGGAGATGAAGAGCACGCTCTGGGCCAGGATGCCCGGGGTCATGAAGTCCAGATAGGGCATTTCGCCGGTGGGGATCGCTCTTACTTGGGCGAGCACCTGCCCGAAGACCACCAACCAAAGCACTGGCTGCACCACCCGGGTCAGGAGGTCGGCGGGATCGTGCCTCAGCTTGCGAGCCTCCAGCTCAGTTATGACCAATGATTTTTTGATGAAGGCCCGCAGGTACGCCAGTATTCCGCCGGACGCGGCACTACCCGAGGCGCCTGGCGGTCTGCCGCTCGCGTTGGATGTCACGATAGTTCCCTCCCGTTCCTATAGTGTTCCCGGTGAAATGGATGAAGGCGTCGTCTAGGTTGGCCGCACCCGCTTTTTCCTTCAGCTCCTTGGGGGTGCCTAGGGCGATCAGCTTGCCCTTATGCATGATGCCGATGCGATGACAGAGGGCGTCGGCCTCGTCCATGAGGTGGGTGGTCAGGAAAATGGTGGTCCCGAACTCCCGCTGCAGGTCGCCGATCATCTCCCATACCGCCCTCCGGGCCACCGGGTCCAGGCCGATGGTCGGCTCGTCCAAGAACAGTACGCGGGGACGATGCAGCGTGGACTGGGCTATCTCCAGCCGGCGGACCATTCCTCCGGAGTAGGTGCGGACCAGCTTGTCCCCGAACTCGCTCAGCCCCATGTAGTCCAAGGCCCGTCTCACCCTCTCTTCCAGCTCCTTTCCCGGCACCTCATAGAGCTTGCCGAATATCAACAGGTTCTCGTAACCGGTAAGGCTGGCATCGGCAGAGAGCAGCTGGGGCACGTAACCGATGGTCCGGCGCACCGCCGACGGCTGCTTCACCACGTCCAGACCGTCCACCAAGGCCTTGCCGGAGCTGGGCGGCAAGAGGGTAGTGAGCATCTTGATGGTGGTGGTCTTACCGGCGCCGTTCGGACCTAGCAACCCGAACACCTCCCCATCTGCCACCGTGAGGTCCAAGGAGTCCACCGCGATGAACTTGCCGAAACGCCGGGACAGCCCTTCGGCCTGGACCGCTAGCATAGGGGAGCACTCCGTCCGCACTGAACATCCTTCTTTCTCATATCCATTCGTAGCGGCACCCCATGGGACGCCAGATTATTTACCGGTTTGCCGGGGTTTGAAGAACCCGGCCCTTTCCATCGCTTGGCGAGCGACAGCATTGCTCGGCCCGTCCCCCCTGGCCACGTTGACCGAGACCCCGTCCCCGGCCGCCTCGGCAATCCTGCCCACACCGTGATTGGTGAAGCCCGGACACAACAGGAACGATTGCACGCCATCTCGAACCAGTTCCCGGCACAGCTCCACCGCCTGATCCTCGTCCCTCACCAGCACGGTGGTCAACTGGTAGAGCGAGGTCTCGACCACGGTCCTGTGCCGCGACGGCTCCGCGTCCGGGGTCATGGCCACCATGGCCACCATGGCCGCTCTGAACTTATCCTTAGTCATACATGGAACATGGCATCGCCAGATTATTAATTGACGGGCAGTTTTAGTTATCACGGTCGATCGAATTCTAACCGCTCAATATCGAGAGAAGGTAATATAAGCCGTTCAAAATCTATTTCATACGGTCCTTGGGAAGAGGACGAGGGGAAAGGTGATTTTTACGAAGGGTAAGATAATAGCCTTAGTTCTGGTGATATTAATGGGCCTGAGCCTGGTGTCATTGGCGCCCGGGGCTCAGGCGGATACCGTGGATTGGGTTCTGGAAGGGCAAATTCCCGGGGAGAGGTCGGCTTTCGTCTGGGCAGAGCTTCCGGATGGACGCATCTTCATGGGTCTGGGATTCAACTCCTCTTCGTATCAATATAGAAACGACAGCTGGATATTGGACCCCTTCGAGATGACCTGGACAAGAATGGCCGATGCGCCCTATGGTATGGTATCGACCACCGCAGCTTACCTTGAAGGCAAGGTGTACGTCTTCGGAGGGTTCGACTCAATCGTCGGTCCCACCACCAACGTGCTGATCTACGACGTGGATGCGAATGCATGGAGCACCGGTCCGGCCTTGCCCGCCACAAGTTCTCACATGAAATGTGTCGCGGTCGACGAACGGCACATCCTGGTCGTCGGTGGCGAATCATCGAGCTGGGTAAAGTGCTACCTGTTCGATGTGGAAACCCAGATATTTAACACGGCCGATGATCTCCCGGACGGCAGGGCCGGCGGAACATTGGTCACGGTCGCCGACATTGCATACTATTTTGGTGGATGGACGTCTGGCTATGTCACATCGGATAGCATATTTGGTTATGACGTGGTCAATGACAATTGGTGGACCGCGGACGAGCTCCCAGAACCCATGGCCGGCATGGCCGGGGTACTTGGGAGCGATGGGCTGATCTACCTTCTTGGAGGAGCTCTGAACCCAGCGTGGGGTGGGGCGAACACAGAACAAGCCATCGCCTGGGACCCCGTTGACAAACAGTTCATCGACCTGCCCGATCTGGCCGAACCATTGAGATTTGCGGCGCCCTTCGAACTGGCTGATGGCCGGATAATGTACTTCGGTGGCCACAACGATGACCTGGGCAATCAGAACGTCTACTCCATTAAGGCCTGGAATATCGAGGCTACCTTGGACTCCGACACCGTGGGGCAAGGGGAGAGCGCCTGGCTGAGCCTAAACATTCACACCAACTTCGCCAAGGTCAATGATTTGTATGGTACCGTTTACCTGATGGCCATGGGCGTGACCTTCGCCACTTACTACATCGAATCTCAGGGGGGCATGGTCAGCCTGGAGATACCTATATCTCAGGAGACGCAACCGCTCGGCTACGTATTGGTGTTCTCCGATGTTGGTTCTAACTGGGTGCAGGATTTCACCATTGAACCGTTGGCCCTGACGGTCACGGACACCCCGTCCATGCAGGACCGCTTGAACGATCTGCAAGAACAGAACCATGCCTTGCAGGATCAGTTGAACGAGACGCGGGACGAGCTGAAGGAAGCGACGGACGCCAAACTGGACGCTATGATTGGCTACATAATATTGATCATAGCCCTGGGCGCCCTAGTGGTTGGCGTCATAATCCTAGTACGTAAGAAGTGAGCCTAAACCCCTTCCTTTCTTTTTTATCCGTTCAACCAGGACACGATCCCCTGGATGTCCTTGGTGCCCGTGGGAATGGATAGTACAGTCTGGCTACGCGGTAGGATGACCCCTTTCCGCCACTCCCCCTCTACCAAGAAGAGGACCTTGGCGTCGAACGTAGACAACCTCCCGGACAAAGACAGTAGCTCCCCTTCCCGGCCGCCGGTCAGGTCTACGATGAGTCGCGCGGCCTTCAGTTCCTGAACGGACCGCATCGAAGAGACGAAAAGGACGGACTCCTCGGGCGTCACCAGGTGCGGCAGGAAGCCGAAAAGCTCCTGGTTCATGAGGTACAGGTGCTCCTTGACCTGGTAGACAACCTCCACGGTGTCCTTCTCCCGGTTCATCGTGCCGTAGATCACGGATTGGCCAGCCGCGGAGAGCGCCTCGGCTACGGTCGCCTCCGGCGGCTTGGAATGATAATCGCCGCAATCAGAGAAAATGACCAGGTGTTTGAAGTCCTCCTTCCGCCGCACCTGGCCCAGGCGGTCGATGACCTCCTGATTTTTCAACGGCCTCAGCTTCCTGCGCACCTTCCTTTTGAACAGCAGGCGAGAGCGTTTGTCCCCTTTCAGGTACTCGTCGCGGAACATGCGAAAGCCTCGGGAGAACCGGCGCTCCTTGCGCATGGCGTTGCCCTTGCCGCCCTTTCCCTCCAGCTCCCGAGCTTGATTGATAAGATACTCGAAGCCCTTCAAACGTACGGTGATCCGTTCCACCTCGGGCGAGCCGGGGTCCTTTTGCAAGAGCGCCTCGACCTCCCGACGCATCTGGTTGTAGTACGCCAGGGTCAGGTCGTTGAACCGCCAGGGCTGCCCGTGCTTCTTCTCGTAGCGCTCGCGGTTGCGCTCGAAGAGCGCTTGATAGTCCTTCTCCACCAGCTTCTTGAAGGACAGGCTGCCCTTGTGATAGATGAAGCATCCTTCGTTGATCACCAGGCGGTAGCCGGCCTTCTTCACCCTCAGGCAATAATCGTCGTCCTCGAACATGCCTATGCTGAACTCTTCGTCCAGCAGCCCGACCTTGTCCAGGACGTCGCGACGCATTGCCACGCAGTAGAAGCCCAGCTTCTCCGTGTCGAAGAGATGCCCCTTGTTCTTCGCCGTGTAACGCCCGGCCACCTCCACATAGTTCTCTTCGTTAAGGGATGGGAGCATGATCATCTGCTCATTCCCAGCAGAGTTAGTGACAGGGCACATCAGGCCGATGGAGCGGTCCCTCTCCAACGGCGTCAGCAGCGCGTCCAGCCAGCCCGGTGTCATCAATGTGTCGTTGTTCAACAGGACGATGCGGTCGCCGGTGGCCGCGCGCAGACCGTCGTTGTTCCCGCCAGCGTAGCCTTTGTTGCTCTCGTTCAGGACCACCTTGACGTTGCCATGCTCCTTCTCCACCGTGCGCAGGTAATCAGACGTGCCGTCGGTGGAGGCGTTGTCCACCAGGACCAGCTCGATATCGTCAGCGTTCGTGAACTTGAAGATGCTCTCGACGCAGGGGACGGTGCCCTCCTTCAGCTGGTTGTAGGTAAGGACCACTACGCTCGCTCTCATGGCCACCCTTCCCCATCAATCCGTGTTCTTTAGAACCTTTCGCTTCCTCTGGCCGGACCGCTCCATCTCCTTCAGGTGGTTGGCGATGTCCAGGAAGCGCTGGTCCCAGGAGCTGTTCCGGGCCACCTCGATGCGCTTGGCCCTCAGGGCCTCGTCGTTTTCTCCTAATGCGGCCAGGATCCCCCTCTCGAACTCCGTGTCCCCCTCGTAAAGGTAGCAGACCTCGGCGTACCGCTCCATCTCCGGCAGCCGGACGCTTACGACAGGCTTGCCACTGCTGATGTACTCGTAGAACTTGACCGGGTTGGTGGCCATGGTCAGGGGGACCACCCGGAAGGGGATGATGCAGACGTCGAAGTAATAAAGGTAGCCGGGCAGGTCCTTGTACGGCAGCTCCCCCAGCAGATGGACGTTGGACAACCGTTTCAGCCCGTTGACATCACAACCAAGGGTAGAGCCGATCAGCACGAAGTTCCATTCCGGATGCTTCTCCGCGCAACGGGCCACTACCTGCGGGTCGAACCATTCGGAGATGGCCCCGTGATAGCCGATTATCGGCCTCTTCAGGGAGTCGAGCTTGCCGTTCGGGAACAGGGTGTGGAACATGTTGAAGTCGGTGCCGTTGCGCACCAGTATGGTGCTATCGTTGAACGCCGCCGCCTTCTCGTAGAGCTTGGCCGAGCTGGTGACCACCAGATCGGCCTTCCCCATGAGCTGCGTTTCCCGTTTCACCACCTCGGTGGCGTTGTTGCTGAAGCCGGCGTGGTCGTCCATGCAGTCGAAGATCAACGTGCCGGACACACGGGAACGGCACAGGTCGGCCAGCTGCCCCCATCCGGGGAACTGCACCAGGTAGGTGACGGACTTGGCGTCCAATCGTCTCAGCACGCCCAATAGCCCGTGCGCAACATTGTTGAGGTCCGCCCCCCGGATACGATCCTGGTAGACGTTCAGCTTGTTGAAGGAGCTCAAACGGAGCTCGTAGATGTGCTCCCGCAGCTTGCCCAGGGTCACATCCTTCAACGCCTCGGCGTCGTTGAGGTACCGGGCGCCCTTCGGCGTCAGGTCCATGTGAACGAAGATGACCGTGTACCCGTTATCGGCGAAGCGCGACACCAGCTGCTGCGGTCTCTGCCAGCGGAACTCCCAGGGTATGACCGGGAAGACCACCAGGACCTTCCGTCCGTCGGCGTTGGCCTCCACCTCCTCGAGGTTGGACGGCTCTGAACGATAGAACATGCCCTGGACCTTGGAAGGGGCCAGCTGCAGGGTCACGCTCTTGAACGTGGCCACCAGGCCGTCGGACTTGAGCTTATCTACAGCCTGCTTCTGCAGGCGAGCGAACTTCTCTATCCTTCCGATGGAGGGGATGCTGTCCAGGAACTCCAGCCGCAGCTGCATGCTGCGGGCCCAGTCGGACATGGTCATGAGTTCGGCCTGCTTGGCCATGAAGCGGTCGGTCATGTCCTGCAGGCGGACGAACTGCTCATCGCGCTGTTGAATCGCCTCGGTGATGCTGGCCTCGGCCTCGGCCAGCTCGATGTCCTGCCGCGCCATGGCCTCCCGGGCGATCAGGAGGTCGTTCTGGCTGATGTTCAGTTCGTCCCTCATTTGTTGGGAGAGAATCCTCTCTCCCTCCAGCTCATCGATCAGCTGATGATTGCGCTTCTTCACGTCCTCCAGTTCCCAGGTGGTCTGAACTAGGCGTTCCTTTTCCTTCTCCAGTTCCTTAATGAGCTGGAAGGCGTGGTCCCGTTCAAATTCCATCTGGGCCTGCACGGCCATCTTACGCAGCCTCTCTGATTCCAGATCAACCCGCAAGGTGCCCAACAATCCGTCTTTATCTGCCAGTGACGTTTCGTAACGGACGATGGCGTCAGCCATCTCGCCTAATTTCTTTTCCTGGTTGTGGAGTTGATCATCTTGTAAACGGGCATTAAGCAGCATCTCGCTAAGAGCGGTCTTTGTAGCATCCAGCTCCAATCTGACAGAGTTTAGCTGTTGCTCCCGGTCTTGTAGGAAGGTTTGACTTGCCAGCTGATGAGACCTCTTACAATATTGCGGGGGAACCATGTGAGAACGGTCCTTTCCAAAAACCATGTCGATGAACTTTTCGCACGCCTCTCTATACACTCCCCACAAATCCTTGGGGATCTCTAATTCCATAAGGGCCTCTGGGAATGTCAGCAATGGTCCTAATCTCCGCTCTTGTTTCAGAAAGAGGACGTACAGGGCACGATATAGAACAAAAGACCGGGGGACATGGGAATCGAACACCCATTCGTGATCGGTTATCCAGTAACGCCCGCTCCCGTCAATGATAATATTATCGAAGGTCAAATCGAGGTTTGTCACGGGCATCAGGTCGATCAAGAAGGATTCTGGTACATCTTGGAGAAGTTCGTTCACGAATCCTTCGATACTCGCCCTTCCATCCACAGATCCTAATGAAGCCAGATAGGTCTGGTACTTTTTAAGCAGACCGATCAAGCCTGCCCGATCGTTCCTCTTCGCCAGGGTTAGAAGGGCTTGCTCGAAGGAGGCACCTTCAATATAATCGAACTCCACGGCATCGTCTATTACAGTGCCCGATGGTATGTTGGCATCTGTCAGCTTATCCCTCAACAACTGACCGCCTCTAAAAATATTGATGATGTGAGGTATCCCTTCTGGTGAAAGAGCTCGTTTGAGGACCTTACGACCTTCAGACGTGGACAGGACGGTCGTTTCAGTACGGTACGAAGAAAGTCTTTCCCGATTGTACTTAATAAAGTCGATCCTTCGCTGGGTCATGGTTTAACGCCTGCAGAACACCAGGAATGAATTGGCCATCAGAGAGTATGCCCCGTTCATCAATAAGCTGTCGCACGTTAGACCCTCATCGAACAGGGCAAAGCGCTCCTGATCGTAGTTAGGTGACATTTTGCCCATATCGCCAATCGAAGGAAGTAAACGGTCGGAATAGATGCATTCTGGCAATTTGTAATCTGGATACGGATAATAGAACTCTAGGTCTGAGAACCCTGTCTCCACGAGCATATTTCTTATCTCTTCCCGTCCGAAAGTGCGAAATCCCTCCTCTCCAGGATATCCCTCCAATCCTTGGAACAGTACGCCAGAGTGGTCCTCCGGTGTCCCAGCCCAATATTTCAATCCCAGCTTGTTCTCTATGGCCAAGATCAAAGTACCGTTGTCCTTAAGCGCGGAAATGGCGTGTTTAAGCATTTCCTGATAGGGTTGGGGGGAACGTTGGTATATACCAGCGTATTCCAGGACACCAATCAGGGTGACGTAATCGAACCCCTTCAAGCCACCAATGTTGTCGAACTTGCCAGCGTATACGGTCAGGTTCTGCATCGTGCTGTGCCTGGCTGCTATGATGCTTGCCCGTCGCGGAGATATTTCCACGGCGGTCACCGAACGAACTTTTTCACAGAACAGGCCAGTTAGAGCTCCGCAGCCCGCACCAATTTCCAGCAACGACGCCTCCTTCGAGAAAGGGTACCATTCCAGAAGGTTCTTCCGTCGTTGGTCTAGATGATATAGTACAGCCCATCGCTGGTCATGGCGTATCGCATCTTCGAGATCGTTACCCGATCTCACCAAGGTGAGTATGTCCTCCTCAACATCACCATCAGAATATTGGTCCTGGTCGCTCACGTGGTCCAAGATCAATTTCGGTCCATTGTTCATAGAACCTTCACTCCCGGAGGTCTGAAGTTGTATTGTTGGAATTCATATGGTGATATATACTTATTGAAACCCGGGGAACTGGAATAAAATAATAAATGGGTTGGCGGGTCCGCTCAGCGGAAGATTGGAATTGCATAGAAAAGAGCTGTTTAATGATATCACTGGGGCATGGATCAAAGAAACTAATAATGAAACGATGTAAATCGTCATACATCAAGGCGACCTGTTCGATTATACTTTTTGGCTCTGAC
Protein-coding regions in this window:
- a CDS encoding methyltransferase domain-containing protein, whose product is MNNGPKLILDHVSDQDQYSDGDVEEDILTLVRSGNDLEDAIRHDQRWAVLYHLDQRRKNLLEWYPFSKEASLLEIGAGCGALTGLFCEKVRSVTAVEISPRRASIIAARHSTMQNLTVYAGKFDNIGGLKGFDYVTLIGVLEYAGIYQRSPQPYQEMLKHAISALKDNGTLILAIENKLGLKYWAGTPEDHSGVLFQGLEGYPGEEGFRTFGREEIRNMLVETGFSDLEFYYPYPDYKLPECIYSDRLLPSIGDMGKMSPNYDQERFALFDEGLTCDSLLMNGAYSLMANSFLVFCRR